The sequence below is a genomic window from Lolium perenne isolate Kyuss_39 chromosome 4, Kyuss_2.0, whole genome shotgun sequence.
CTTGATCTTACCATAAATGGCACGGCTTCTAGAACCAATTTCTTTCAACTTTAACTTCACCTCAACTTTGGCCTCAATAGCAGAGGGAATCACCAAGTATGTGATCTCCAACTTGCGGCTAGGGCCTGCACAGATGGTTTGTGTGTATTCCTCAATTTCTTCGTCGTCATCAACAACCCACGCATCTGTGATGGGAGGACCAGACTCGTTGTCGGTATAAACTTCCAAGCCGAAGGAAGTATAAGCCATGAGAATTTCACGGGGTCCAATAGGCACCAAATCGACCATTCCTTCCTGCAAATGCAAGTATAGATGCGAAGGGTTTGAATTTATTACAATATGTAGCAGTATGTACGAGGCATAAAGCATATAGTAGATATATAATATAAAGTAGCTAGTATATACCTCTTGTACTTCCCCCTCAGGCTGCACATAGATGTACCGAGAATGCTGCCAGTCATAGCCAATGATTTTGCAGATAGGGAAGTCTGCACAAATGGCCAACAATTGCACCGCACGTTGGCCAAATGGTTGAATATGTGGTACACTATCATCATTGCTGTCCTCAGGGCCACTGCCGCCATCCTCAGGGCCACTACCGCCATCCTCAGCGCCATCCCGGCCATCCTCAGGGCCATCCCCGCCATCCTCAGGGCCATCCCCGCCATTCTCCGGGAGAGCGGTGGCATCATCCTCGCCTCTTTCACCATCCTCGTTGGCAGTGTGAAGAACCCATCCATCAAACTTCAGTTTGGCCCCATACATGTTCCAATCCCACACTTTACCCATCAGCTGATTGgtgtcatccttccagcggaaaaAAGAACAGAGATTACCAAATAGGATATGTCACCACAGAATGCCATCAATCACCAAAAAATGTTTTGGGACTGGCAATAGCTAGCATATCTAGTGTACAAACAATAATATGGAAAAAAAAAAACCAATCTTACCTGTTTTACTTCTCCATCCCATAAACAGTGAACAGCAACAAAACCAATCACACCAGGCAGGGCAAGTGCAACAAATATACCTGGAATCAAAAGGCAGAAATGCATATTATGTGCTGACCAACACAGCAACTGCTCGAATATGCAGAATTGCATACAGTAGTTAATACAAGAGGCAGTTCAAACTTCAAAATATAATTTGTTTTCGGTGGTGCATTCTGTCTCGTCCCCTTGGGCCACAAACATTTATTGGTCATATTGGCAACAACAAAAGAGTGCATGGATCCCATACGGAGCAACCGAGCAAGTAAAACAACCAAACAAGTAGGGTGCATCTGAACAAGATAAAATTCCAAAGATGTCCACTCTAGTACAAGTACTAGTACTAAGAAAATGCTGATAATTACTATTTTGCTCTCTTACCAACAAGAGAAAGAGCAGCAATGATACAAGAACTTTGTTAAGGTCTCACTATAAATACAGGCGACTGTGCCAACTGAAGTTGACACGCATAAGTCATAGTAAAGCTGATGTTACCTTTCATCAGGAAACATCTATTACCATTGCAAGTTTCAGGAGAACTATCCCAAAATGTAATAATAACAAACAAAAGAACTACCATTCTATTATGTTACTAACCAGGTATTACAGTGTCAGCACTGGTAAGCAAGGAGGATCGCCACGCAGCACCTGCAATTGGGAACTGTGCATAACCAGTGCAGAGTCAGATTAGTTGAATTATTAAACTAAAAGGAACTCACCAACAATGTTATTACTAAAAGTTCACTGAGATCTACGACATCTATTAGAGCATAAATAGATTTAGCCACCCTGACAATAATTGAAGTGAACACCACCCAGAAAATGTCACGCATCAAAAGTCCAGGCTAAAGATGCAAAAGGAAGCAATGTATTTACACATCAATATGAAATTCAGAGGATGATTTGGTAACTAATGCGTGGAAATAAAATCAGTGGATCAATTCCACTTTCAGCCAGAACTGATAAAATTGACATTTCATTTACACATCATCATCAAATTCAGAGAATGATTTGGTAACTAATTGCATGTAAATAAAATCAGTGGATCAATTCAGCTTTCAGCCAGAGCTGATAAAACGAACATAACAAATGTTACTGGTAATACAGGCAAAATGAAAGGATTCAACTTCATTAGAATAGTAATAAACAATACAAATTCCAAATTATGATATTCTTGATATAGAGTAATCACAGAAAGTAAATGCAAGTGAAAATACATTCGTGAAATGCAAAGAAATAGAATTGGAATATGATACAATCGCATTAGGGAAGATATGAATTTGAAATCCTTAACATTAGAGCAAGCAGTACAATGAGTTTCATTGAATAGATAAGAGCTAGTTCTTTTATTTGACAATTTTTAAAATAAATCCAACCCAAAAATATGATTGATTCAAACTAATATTACCTTACAAGATACATTTGTAGGAAAAAAATGATTGCACAGAGGTGAAAAGACACATTTGTGACAGACAATGAAGTTTTTTTCGAAGTTCCACAAGAAAATATAAACATACAAGTTTAAAGGAAAAAAACTGAGTAAACCCATACCGGGAGGATAGTAAGAGTCTTAAGCGGTCCCAGAGATAGCATCTCGACCCCCTGCAAAAAAATAACAGTGTTAGATTACAGATTGGAGGGGGAACAAATCAAATTTGGGAAGGTTTTGGCCCATAATTCTTAGAAATACACAATATTACTAAAAACACTAACCTGGATATGGGAAGAAATTCCCAAAACATTGTTTGCTAGACAATATTTCTTAGCAGCATACCACATGCGAAAGTAAAATCCAGGAATTGAAGCTAAAACCCGTGACTTGACGAAGTCTACTGAAACTGCTGAAATCAGATATGCATGAATTTAAAATTTATTCAAAATATTTGTAAATGAAGGCAGCTGGCACCAAACTAGCATAAGGATGAACCCTTCATATCTTTGATTTGAGTTAACACAAATCCAAATACTGTATTGACACCATAACATGAATAGTAATCAAAATCTTGTAATATACTAAATTCTCGGCATTACAACGAAAATTGAAGTTTTCATGTCCCTAAGGAAGTCAACAAGAAAGTATTTCCACACCACTTAACTGTCCATAAAATGTTGAAAATCTGACTTAGCTTTGGTATTTGACATGCTACTTGTTAGGACCTTCCTAACATTGGCCAGCCTTCTGAACTGCCATCAAGCCCAGCCCATGTGGCAACCTGCCTGGAACTACAAGTTACATATACAACAGGAGGGACAAAGCCAAGTTGGATCACGAACACAGGTGATGGCGGCTTCTCCCTTCCCACCTCGGCTCTGCTGCCCCTTTCTCCTTGTTGTTCATCTTGTATCTAAAAATATCCTCCAAATTTTTGTAGAATTGTTAGATTGGGTGTTCTGAGATTTGGCTGCTAACATCTGGTGTCATGCTAACATCTGGTATTACAGCCAGCCATCACCTTCCCTAAATTTTGTTGCAATTTTTTTCCACCCACACTTCCGCCATGAATCCGAGCTCAAGGCGTACCTCGATGAGTGGAAGGCATGGTTTTAAAGGCGGCTAGGCGTCCCAAGGCGATGGGGGTGCGCCTGGACGCATAGGCGCTCAAGGCGCGTTGCAAGGCGACGCCTTCGGTCGACGCGAAACGAAGGAAAGGGCTCCGGCCCAGTTTACTCAAAGGGCAAAAAAGAATTATCTCCGGCCCAACTGGCCCAACGAGACGGGGCTGGACGAGCAAATACGTGCATCTCAATGTTAGAGTACGTCATAGGCCTgggcccgttagtcttatggtttgcttaggggtcaagtaagccttgcttgggagtcaagtaaacctctctatatatggagaggagttgtatcaatctaatcaagcaagaattaagaaggaaatcccttccctcttgccgtGCGTGCGGCGGGTCCGGGAAGGACGGGCGCGGAGGGTCCCCGGCGGTGGTGTAGACGGGGGAAGGCGCCGGTGCGGCCGAGTAGACGGGCGGGGGTTCCGTCGCGGTCACCCACGCCGGAAGTCGGGAGGGTGACGGCGAAAACTGTACCCGCTGGATGGGCACGCCCTGGGGCAGCGAGGCGGGGCCCGCGCTGGGGGCCGGCTGCCATGACgcccacggcggcggcggcggtgcggcCGGGGCGGAGCAGGCGCGCCCTGGCCGGTTAGGGCTGCCGGCGCGGCCGGGTAGGCGGCGAGGCGGCGGATGCCCTGGACGGCGGTGGCGAGGTCGCGGATGGCCGTCGAGAGCTCTTGCTGCGAGAGGAGGGCGGCGCGGCGACATCTGCCAGGGGCGTCGCGGCGCCCGTGAAGGGCGGCGGAAGgtgcgcggcggcggaggaggccggcggcgtctcggaggcggcggcggtggtggcggtgggctGGCTCGAAGACATGATCGTAGAGGTCTCTGATACCAAATTGGTAAGATCTGAGATCCTACCAGGCCGGTTACGTAGATTGTAGGGGTGGAAGTGTGCTGGACGAGGGAGAGGAAGGCGGCGGTGAGGCTGCAGGCTGCTGCGCGCGGCCTCCTAGTGCGTCGGCGTGTGCGGGAGATGCGTGATCTGCAGCTCCTCCAAGTTGCGCTTCGTTGCGCAAGGGACCTCGATCTCGTCCGCTGCGTTGGGGatcttgggcgtgcggtttcccccacgggcggcgaacatgttgtttttcccgcgggcagcgacctcaaagtctgcgccaccgacagtcatccggcggggagaaggcatggtgtcaccgataggagcgcaccgcgtagcaccactgcattccgccgccggccgccgcgcgggctccttttgtcccgctggtttccatgggatccaggtggttgtacaggtgcacgtccgacgggcggatggtgtccactttatgttcaggggtcaacaataaagcgtCCCAGCAGGTTGAGAGTAATAAAACAAGCCGAGATGTAAAAGGCTTGTTTTTAGGTATTAGGGTTGTGTTGCGTCGAGTCATGGTTTGTTTAGgttgcagctcgaggacgagctgcatgtccaggtggggtgtagtgttagagtacgtcatgggcctgggcccgttagtcttatggtttgcttaggggtcaagtaagctttgcttgggagtcaagtaaacctctctatatatggagaggagatgtatcaatctaatcaagcaagaattaagaaggaaatcccttccctcttgcccggccgtgggcaaaaggcccccggccggccttctcgcgccctcgcagccctctctctccctcccaaaccctagcagccacataacacTCAACCTCGGCCTCTCTGTCCCCGCAGCTGCTGTTGCCGTCGGAGGAGGCCATCCGAGATGgggcaaggaggaggaggaggccgggcgGAGAGGCAGCCACCGCGGCGCCCGGCGGTGCTGCAGACTCCTAGGACGCCCGGAAGGAGATGACCGGAAGcttggccggaggaggaggagatctggcggaggaggagctggcCGCCGGAGAAGAGAgagctcctctctctctctcaatccACTCGATTTAGGTCACGGTGTGTTCCCCTCCTTCTCTCCTCTCTTTACCCTCTCAATTTCTCTCCAATTTGGCCCCAATTTCACTTTTCCCGCCGCCAGCTCTCTTTCCCGCTCCCCCATCTGCCGGCCTCCCCAACGCGAGCAGAGCATCCAGATTCTTGCAAAGCGTCCATTTTTGCGCCTAGGAGACGCCATTGGACGCCTCAGAGACGCCTTTGGACGCCTTGGTCAGAAATCAAAGGCGACGCCGACGCCTTGCCCTCCTGGAACGCTTTCGGACGCTTAAGCGTCGTCTAAGcgacgcctttaaaaccatggTGGAAGGCCGAACACAAGCATATGTACGACGAGATGATTGGTACTCTTCACCGACCACTGACCAAATTCGGTGCATTGGACTGCGACAACTCCACCCCCGCTGACGACTCCACCAGCGGCGCCACCGGGCCTGTGCAGGCGAGCTCTAGCATGACCGAAATCATATTTGCATCGGTGGGGCTCGCCGAACCGCCGCCTCCGCCCCCACCACCACGCAACTCATGCTCACCGCTGCGGTTCCCATCGACATCAACATCGTGATGCATCATGTTCGGCTGAATGCGCGACCCAAGCCATCATTGCGTCGGAAGGGACGGCGCCCGACCCCGAGAAGGACACCTCCTTCCCAATCACCGGTGTCACCATTGTGGTGCTGCTCCAGGATGGTGTTTCCGAGCTCATGGTGGAGGCAGGGGCGCTCCACTGCTCATCATCACCAAACACTACCAGCCTGGATACCTAGGTTCCAAAGGTGGCCGCACTCAAGTGCTTCAAGCCAGAGAAGGCCACCACGGCACCACCTCAACTATTGGTGTCACCACGATGGCTCAGGGAGGAGTTACCACGGCGCATGCAACCTACTCGACATATTGCCCGGTCCGGCAGCCAAAGGCGACTCCATGGCTAGTTACATCCTCACTGACAACTCCAACTGAGTACACCAACCAGGAGCTCTTCAGGCTGAGCCCAGGTCGACGCATCACAAGTAGGGTACTAGTACATTGGTCCATGCCCTGGCCTTCATTCATGGTGCTGGTCACTTGCGTATACTTCTCAAGGGTTCAGACGCCTACATTCTCTTTCAAGGAAACAAGCTTGCAGACGGATCCTATGTTCTGCATGAAGTTGTTGACACTTCGCGTATGGTTATTTGCACTTTGGGGCTGCTAAAAATCTCAGAGCTCTTGATTGTTGTGATCGGACTATCCTACTGCAAGGGTGGTCTTAAGAATCCAGAAGAGGTTGCGCAGAAGAGATAGACGTATCCCAACCGCTATTGCTCTCGCGTAAAGACTTTTTTTTTACGCGACACGAAAAAATGACTACGAATTCCCCTTTTTGTTTGTGAATCCCTGTTTGTATCCTTTGAGCGCACGCCTATAAGTAGCGATCAAATCAAGGGTGCCGAACTTTGGGGCTGCTAAAAATCTCGGGGCTCTTGATTGTTGTGATCGGGCCATTCTCCTGTCAAGTGGGTTTCCTTGTGTCAGCAATTTCTGGATGACTTGGGACATCAGCTTGCTGTCCTGTTCCATAATAATTTTCAGCTGCCATGAGAGAAGTGATAACTGCAGTTTGTTTATTCTGTCAACTTGAGAAAGAGGCGCAACTATCAGGGAATGCAGCTGGACATGTACAACATATTATGTTGCAGTCGGACCGAGCTAGAATCAATCAGTTTCTTACACAGCCTCGGGAGTATTTGTTCTTGTGCCAACAGCCAAAGCCCCCCTTGGTCGACCATAATGGACAGAGAAGTTGAGTAAGGAGGAGGAATGGACACTGGATTCACTCTTTTTTGCCAGAGCACTAGCAGACCATTGATGCAAGCTTCCGGAATACCACATGACAATAAGAAAATGGAATTATGTATGGCAGCCAGGGACTTACTGATACTTACTGATACTTACTGATATCTACTGTCAACTCAAGATGCTGATGAAAAACGCAGTCACAAGGAAGAACCGCAGAGTTCGGATGCAGCGCACAAGAGCACCATGGGACCCTGGTGTTTCTACATGGTGTCGGTGGTTGCCTCCCTGCGACAACCAAAGCACCATTACAAGGAGGGATGCATATGCCAGCGGTGTATCGACACAAGGATCTTTGATTGCCATTGTCATGGGACCCTGGACGTGCAGCTACACCTTGCTGCCAAGGAACATTTGATGCGCTAGCTGCAACCATCTGGGATCAAGGACTACTAGGGACACAGCTGCGCTACTCCAAGTCTCCAACGAATCCGACTACACCAACGGACATCGCCTCCAATGGGATATTTGTTGGTTCTTAGTGGTGTTGGCTTGGGGACAAGCCGCTTTTCAAGGAGGGAGGGATGTTAGGACCCTTCCTAACGTGGGTCGGCCTTCTGAACTGACATCCAAGCCCAGCCAATGTGGCAACCAGCCTGGGACTACAAGCTACATATATAACAGGAGGGACAACGCACAAACGATGCAAgttggatcacgaagtggtgacgGTGGCTTCTCCCTTCCCACCTCGGCTCTGCTCCCCTTTCTCCTTCTTACTTTTCATCTTGTATCTGAAGATATCCTCCAAATTTTTCTAGTAATTGTTAGATTGGGTGTACTGAGATTTGGCTGCTAAAACTACTTCT
It includes:
- the LOC127292903 gene encoding uncharacterized protein isoform X2, which translates into the protein MHETMMSKERAVLLSVFLLFKFFSKDLIIPAFIACSIHVIDALLVMLPPSIKHFLTKECNYKDAVSWTPLIHVSVDFVKSRVLASIPGFYFRMWYAAKKYCLANNVLGISSHIQGVEMLSLGPLKTLTILPFPIAGAAWRSSLLTSADTVIPGIFVALALPGVIGFVAVHCLWDGEVKQDDTNQLMGKVWDWNMYGAKLKFDGWVLHTANEDGERGEDDATALPENGGDGPEDGGDGPEDGRDGAEDGGSGPEDGGSGPEDSNDDSVPHIQPFGQRAVQLLAICADFPICKIIGYDWQHSRYIYVQPEGEVQEEGMVDLVPIGPREILMAYTSFGLEVYTDNESGPPITDAWVVDDDEEIEEYTQTICAGPSRKLEITYLVIPSAIEAKVEVKLKLKEIGSRSRAIYGKIKASATDYRNKSVHLFSCERGSSLSFPSGSTSILLLRPCKVAVPSRLQLELNIEVDLAVITSDSQEEQDKNLKFILEFTREIMSHKREVDDDQVEVNIMWYPIG
- the LOC127292903 gene encoding uncharacterized protein isoform X1, whose product is MHETMMSKERAVLLSVFLLFKFFSKDLIIPAFIACSIHVIDALLVMLPPSIKHFLTKECNYKDAVSWTPLIHAVSVDFVKSRVLASIPGFYFRMWYAAKKYCLANNVLGISSHIQGVEMLSLGPLKTLTILPFPIAGAAWRSSLLTSADTVIPGIFVALALPGVIGFVAVHCLWDGEVKQDDTNQLMGKVWDWNMYGAKLKFDGWVLHTANEDGERGEDDATALPENGGDGPEDGGDGPEDGRDGAEDGGSGPEDGGSGPEDSNDDSVPHIQPFGQRAVQLLAICADFPICKIIGYDWQHSRYIYVQPEGEVQEEGMVDLVPIGPREILMAYTSFGLEVYTDNESGPPITDAWVVDDDEEIEEYTQTICAGPSRKLEITYLVIPSAIEAKVEVKLKLKEIGSRSRAIYGKIKASATDYRNKSVHLFSCERGSSLSFPSGSTSILLLRPCKVAVPSRLQLELNIEVDLAVITSDSQEEQDKNLKFILEFTREIMSHKREVDDDQVEVNIMWYPIG
- the LOC127292903 gene encoding uncharacterized protein isoform X4; its protein translation is MWYAAKKYCLANNVLGISSHIQGVEMLSLGPLKTLTILPFPIAGAAWRSSLLTSADTVIPGIFVALALPGVIGFVAVHCLWDGEVKQDDTNQLMGKVWDWNMYGAKLKFDGWVLHTANEDGERGEDDATALPENGGDGPEDGGDGPEDGRDGAEDGGSGPEDGGSGPEDSNDDSVPHIQPFGQRAVQLLAICADFPICKIIGYDWQHSRYIYVQPEGEVQEEGMVDLVPIGPREILMAYTSFGLEVYTDNESGPPITDAWVVDDDEEIEEYTQTICAGPSRKLEITYLVIPSAIEAKVEVKLKLKEIGSRSRAIYGKIKASATDYRNKSVHLFSCERGSSLSFPSGSTSILLLRPCKVAVPSRLQLELNIEVDLAVITSDSQEEQDKNLKFILEFTREIMSHKREVDDDQVEVNIMWYPIG
- the LOC127292903 gene encoding uncharacterized protein isoform X3; translated protein: MHETMMSKERAVLLSVFLLFKFFSKDLIIPAFIACSIHVIDALLVMLPPSIKHFLTKECNYKDAVSWTPLIHAVSVDFVKSRVLASIPGFYFRMWYAAKKYCLANNVLGISSHIQGVEMLSLGPLKTLTILPVWVYSVFSLLTSADTVIPGIFVALALPGVIGFVAVHCLWDGEVKQDDTNQLMGKVWDWNMYGAKLKFDGWVLHTANEDGERGEDDATALPENGGDGPEDGGDGPEDGRDGAEDGGSGPEDGGSGPEDSNDDSVPHIQPFGQRAVQLLAICADFPICKIIGYDWQHSRYIYVQPEGEVQEEGMVDLVPIGPREILMAYTSFGLEVYTDNESGPPITDAWVVDDDEEIEEYTQTICAGPSRKLEITYLVIPSAIEAKVEVKLKLKEIGSRSRAIYGKIKASATDYRNKSVHLFSCERGSSLSFPSGSTSILLLRPCKVAVPSRLQLELNIEVDLAVITSDSQEEQDKNLKFILEFTREIMSHKREVDDDQVEVNIMWYPIG